In the genome of Carassius gibelio isolate Cgi1373 ecotype wild population from Czech Republic chromosome A25, carGib1.2-hapl.c, whole genome shotgun sequence, the window agattatcaaatagttgtgtctcagacaaatattgtcctccgaacaaaccaaacatcactggagagatcatttattcagcttcagatgatgcagaaatctcaatttaaaaaaaaagacacttaagATTCAAACTATACTtggtatgaaataaatataatttaagtatatCAGGTCTTTTCGGTTCTTGTTTTTCTACTGGAATGTGTTTATGACACAAAGTGCACATAAATAATGATTTTCATGGATGTTAGTCATTTATATGACATTATGACATTGGTGACATGCAAATCAGCTCAATTTACAACAAAAGTGATCAAGTTATGACAGAAAACTGAAGTCTGAAAAGCATAAAAACACATGATCAAATGTGATATTAAGGGATCAACGTGTCCCAAGACAGCTGTGCTTCATTTGTGCCATTTAAACTGTTCCAGATTAGACGTTTCAAGGTTGTATTTGATCGATTTTATCATGAAAAATAGCACTTAAACGAATGAAATCCTGAGGAAATACAAGTATGACAGCAGAGAGCAATTACACAATAAAGCAAATATTGATCAGTGTCACAATCATCTGATACTAACCTGCGTGACAACAAGATCAGTGATGACTGGATGAGACCAGATAcaagtgtaagagtgtgtgtgtgtgtgtgtgtgtgtgtgtgtgtgtgtgtgtgtgtgtgtgtgtgtgtgtgtgtgtgtgtgtgtgctgttatgATGTAAACTGAGCTATAATTAATAAAAGTGAGTCTTGTCCTTCCGCTGATCTGCCAGAAAAACACTCACCACGTACTGACGGCGATTGAAACAAGTGTCTGAAGCCGCTTCCGGTCCAGCCTGCTGTCCGCTGGCGTTCATTCTGAATTATTAGTCTATTCTGAACTGTCAGATTATTGGGTTTTATGGCTCTGAGAGCAATGAAAACGGCCCTCCGTCCGAGTCTGATGGACGCCGCCATCGCTGTGCCCTTCCACTGCAGCACTTCTTCTTCTCTGCCGCTGCGACCTGCGGGCGGCTAAGAGCTCGGGGACGCGCATTAGCGCCGCCTAGCGGGCCGTTTTCTTCGCGCTCGCTCACGCTGAGACTGGAGAATGTTAGCAGTTGCGTGGCTCCAGAGGAGGGCGCTAGTGACACACCCAGCGCTCAAGCCGCCGTTGAAGCATGAAGAAGTGGCACGTGACGTCATTATGATGCCAATGAGCAGCTGAACCCGGAAGAGAGAGAGACGCTCGAGCGGAGACACATAAACAAACGATTATAGCTGAAAAACATCGAATTAAACCATCAGACCTCATAGAACCGCAGTGAACAGTAACATGGACGGTAAGAACACTCTCGCTCCGTGTTGTCACTGACTTTATTAGGAAGTCATTCGATCAGATTTTCTGACATGAGATATGATCTTGTTTCAGGATTATGAAGCGATGTGCTGTGTCATCACACACTCACGTTACTCGGgtgtttattattgttatcagtATTAACTCTTAGCGCTGCTGTGTCACTGGTGTAGTGTGATCAGTTTGTTAATGTATTAACTCTCAGCGCTGCTGTGTAAAACACGTTAGATGTTCACTGGTTCTGATCATGTTCActgatgattgattgattgtgtttCTCTCACGCAGACACACTCTTCCAGCTCAAGGTGACTATATTTCTGTCTTTCCCTCGCTCTGATGATGGCCGTCTCTCTCATCTGATCTCTCAATCTCGTCTCTTTCACAGTTCACGGCGAAGCAACTGGAGCGACTGGCCAAGAAGGCAGAGAAAGACTCCAAATCCGAACAGGCCAAAGTCAAAAAGGTAGAGCAGCAGCTGCGTGACGTCACGGCCGCAGGGTGTGTTGTGACGGTGACGTCAGCTCGGTCTGTCATAGCCAtgtaacaaaacattatttttaaccaAATCACCAACCCTGCCTGTAATACCTCAATCAGAGGTGTGTCCGTCAGCTCATGGGTAAAGTCACGGGTTTGTCTCTAAACAAGGTTCAAGTAGCACAGGTCTGTTTGTAGAAAAACAtcttgtatgggtcaaaatttcagatttttttttccttttatgcaaaaaattagGTTATTAAAtacagatcatgttccatgaagctattttgtaaatttactaccGTTAATATATCAAatcttattttttgattagtaatatttttgctaagaacttcatttggacaactttaaaaggcattttctatatattttgatTGTGTTTTTTATGCAAcctaagattccagattttcaaatagttgtatctcagacaaaaaTTGTCCTCCTAATAAACCACACAttaatggagagatgatttattaatTCTTGTGCTTTCAAAGCTAGCTCACTATTGCTCCCCTCTCTGAAATCACTTGTGCTCCTCATTAATGATGAATGATCCGCTCTCGGCTGAACCTGATTCACGTGTTGGTTGTGTTGTAACTCTCCAGGCTCTCCAGCAGAAGAACGTGGAGTGTGCGCGAGTGTACGCAGAGAATGCCATTCGTAAGAAGAACGAGGGTCTGAACTGGCTGCGTATGGCGTCTCGTGTGGACGCCGTGGCCTCCAAGGTCCAGACGGCTGTGACTATGAAGGGGGTGAGATGACGACTGTGTCCTGATCGTGTTTCTCAACAGCTCTAAGAACCGATCTGAGCCCAGCCTTTATCCTGCTTCATTCCTAAAGGTCACGAAGAGCATGACGCAGGTGACCAAAGCTCTGGATAAGGCTCTGAACTCCATGGACCTGCAGAAAGTGTCGGCTGTCATGGACAAGTTCGAGAGCCAGGTCCAGAATCTGGACGTTCACACTTCGGTGAGTGCTGAGATCCTTTCTGTGGTGAAGCGTGTAGCCCAGGCCGTGGTCTCTGAGggggtctgtgtctgtgtctgtgcagGTGATGGAGGACTCCATGAGCTCGGCCACCACGCTGACCACGCCGCAGGAGCAGGTGGACGATCTGATCCTGCAGATCGCGGAGGAGAGCGGCCTGGAGGTGGAGGACCAGCTGAGTCAGCTGCCGGCGGGAGCCACGTCACTGGGAGAGACGTCTGTGCGCTCGCAGGACAAAGAGGACCAGCTCTCCAGACGGTACCTGCTCCTCTCACAGTAGCCTGAGGTTTCGTCTGGTGTAGGACTGCTGTGATTCATGACGACTGATGCTGATGTTGTGTTACAGGCTGGCAGCTCTACGTAACTGACGGCGCTCAGAGATCCGGTCAAACGTTTCCCGCCTGGAGGAGGCTGGTTTTTATAATCCAGTCCATTTATACACATTATACCCCACACTTTATGATGAAAACTGTCTCTTTGTCTGCTCTTTATTTCTTAGTGTCTCCATCATCAAACGTGACTGTGCCTTTCAAAAGAGCACAAGTCATTTCCCCTCTTTATTTCTGgatgcagtgtgtgtgttgaCTGAAGTCTGCATATTTATT includes:
- the chmp1a gene encoding charged multivesicular body protein 1a, yielding MDDTLFQLKFTAKQLERLAKKAEKDSKSEQAKVKKALQQKNVECARVYAENAIRKKNEGLNWLRMASRVDAVASKVQTAVTMKGVTKSMTQVTKALDKALNSMDLQKVSAVMDKFESQVQNLDVHTSVMEDSMSSATTLTTPQEQVDDLILQIAEESGLEVEDQLSQLPAGATSLGETSVRSQDKEDQLSRRLAALRN